One Atribacterota bacterium DNA window includes the following coding sequences:
- a CDS encoding 2-phosphosulfolactate phosphatase, whose protein sequence is MTGLDVVLLPEELKEKDLSECLIVVIDVLRASSTITTALASGADRVIPVYNPKEAQERVKHYPNEKALLCGERNGEKLAGFDLGNSPLEYKDSRIKGKTILLTTTNGIRTIDMVKKAKRIIIGCFLNSRAVAEYCISYPGKVLIVCAGDRGNISLEDTVCAGMIVDELYLNNINRNCEIEHYNDDLLIASFLCREFGNNLSGMLEKSVWGKHLIAMGLKEDINFCAQKDIYKLIPVIRGDSIVNNELPGQ, encoded by the coding sequence ATGACAGGACTGGATGTAGTATTATTACCTGAAGAGTTAAAAGAAAAAGATCTTTCAGAATGTCTTATCGTGGTGATTGATGTATTGCGGGCTAGCAGTACTATCACTACTGCCCTTGCATCAGGTGCAGACAGAGTTATTCCTGTTTATAATCCTAAAGAGGCTCAGGAAAGAGTAAAGCATTATCCAAATGAAAAAGCATTATTATGCGGAGAGAGAAACGGGGAAAAACTTGCAGGTTTTGACCTGGGAAATTCTCCACTGGAATATAAAGATTCCCGGATTAAAGGGAAGACAATTTTGCTGACTACAACCAATGGAATCAGGACAATTGATATGGTAAAAAAAGCAAAAAGGATTATTATCGGCTGCTTTTTAAATAGTCGGGCTGTTGCAGAATATTGTATCTCTTATCCGGGGAAAGTATTGATTGTCTGTGCAGGTGACAGGGGGAATATCTCCTTAGAAGACACTGTTTGTGCCGGAATGATAGTTGATGAGTTATATCTTAACAATATTAATAGAAACTGCGAGATAGAACATTATAATGATGACTTATTGATAGCATCTTTTTTGTGCCGGGAGTTTGGCAATAATCTAAGCGGGATGCTGGAGAAGAGTGTCTGGGGAAAACATCTTATTGCAATGGGTTTAAAAGAAGATATCAATTTTTGTGCACAAAAAGATATCTATAAACTTATACCGGTTATAAGGGGTGATTCAATTGTTAATAATGAATTGCCTGGTCAATAA
- a CDS encoding HIT domain-containing protein produces MMKRHLFIPSKVDYVRGNRPQVNCILCSIVEHDKRVVDSEIFSTKLMTVALNLYPYNPGHLMIFPNRHIESIEEMTEHEVIEMHRLTVLSIKILRENYNAQDFNIGYNIGKSAGASIRHLHRHIVPRYRSELGFVDILSGSKIFIEDPKSALKKLKVAFDLESGSQ; encoded by the coding sequence ATGATGAAAAGACATCTTTTTATACCTTCCAAGGTTGATTATGTAAGAGGAAATCGACCACAGGTAAACTGTATTTTATGTTCTATTGTAGAACATGATAAAAGGGTAGTTGATTCTGAAATTTTTAGCACAAAATTAATGACAGTGGCTCTTAATCTATATCCATATAACCCGGGCCATCTAATGATTTTTCCTAACAGGCATATCGAAAGTATTGAAGAAATGACTGAACATGAAGTAATTGAAATGCATCGTTTGACAGTATTGTCAATAAAAATATTACGGGAAAATTATAACGCCCAGGATTTTAATATAGGTTATAATATTGGAAAAAGCGCTGGTGCGAGTATAAGGCATCTGCACAGACATATTGTCCCCCGATATAGGAGTGAATTAGGTTTTGTAGATATTCTAAGCGGGTCAAAAATTTTTATAGAAGATCCTAAAAGCGCCCTGAAAAAACTGAAGGTGGCTTTTGACCTGGAAAGTGGTAGTCAATAA
- a CDS encoding M42 family metallopeptidase: MELLKKLCEAPGISGYEGPVTAVIKEALQGISDNVETDCLGNVIAYKKAAAESKDNKKKKVMLAAHMDQIGFLVKHIDGKGFIRFARIGGFDPKTLVAQRVIVHGKKDLVGVIGSKPIHVLEEAEKKKAPDFKDFFIDVGLDKKEVEELVQRGDYITFDRDFVQMNDKTVTSMALDDRVGVYVLIEALRRVKDNQVDIYAVATSQEEVGLRGALTSSYSIEPDIGIALDVTVALDTPGIKEEEMICQLGKGTAISVMNSSMIAHRGLCNFLKKLADEHGIKYQLDVAERGGTDAGSMQKSRCGVITGGLSVPSRYIHSVVEMCHIDDIEATIQLMVKFLENIHKADFLK, from the coding sequence ATGGAATTATTAAAAAAACTTTGTGAAGCACCAGGCATTTCCGGTTATGAAGGCCCTGTAACGGCTGTGATTAAAGAAGCATTACAGGGTATAAGTGATAATGTGGAAACAGATTGTCTGGGAAATGTGATTGCTTATAAAAAAGCTGCAGCTGAAAGTAAAGATAACAAAAAAAAGAAAGTAATGCTGGCTGCACATATGGACCAGATAGGATTTTTGGTTAAACATATTGACGGAAAAGGTTTTATAAGATTTGCCAGAATAGGTGGTTTTGATCCCAAGACCCTGGTAGCCCAACGGGTAATTGTGCATGGGAAAAAAGATTTGGTGGGCGTTATTGGTTCCAAGCCAATTCATGTTTTAGAGGAAGCGGAGAAAAAGAAAGCACCTGATTTCAAAGACTTTTTTATTGATGTAGGTTTAGACAAAAAGGAAGTAGAAGAATTAGTCCAGCGTGGTGATTATATTACTTTTGATAGAGATTTTGTACAGATGAATGACAAGACAGTGACCTCTATGGCATTAGATGACCGGGTAGGTGTATATGTACTCATAGAAGCTTTGAGAAGAGTAAAGGATAACCAGGTTGATATTTACGCTGTAGCCACTTCCCAGGAAGAAGTAGGTTTACGTGGGGCTCTTACTTCATCATACTCAATTGAACCGGATATAGGAATTGCCTTAGATGTAACAGTTGCTTTAGATACCCCGGGTATTAAGGAAGAGGAAATGATTTGCCAATTAGGCAAAGGTACTGCTATTTCTGTCATGAATTCCTCAATGATTGCTCATCGTGGGCTTTGCAATTTTTTGAAGAAACTGGCAGATGAGCATGGAATCAAATATCAGCTTGATGTTGCCGAAAGGGGAGGAACAGATGCCGGTTCTATGCAGAAGTCTCGCTGTGGTGTAATCACCGGGGGACTCTCTGTACCCTCCCGTTATATACATTCAGTAGTTGAGATGTGTCATATTGATGATATAGAAGCAACTATTCAGCTGATGGTTAAATTCCTGGAGAATATCCACAAGGCGGATTTTCTAAAATAA
- a CDS encoding endonuclease III domain-containing protein: MNWWPGDSALEIMVGAILTQNTNWNNVTKAIKRLKSKDLLNVKSLIKIDEQYLGQLIKSCGYYNLKAKRLKNFISFFYQKYHGSIDLLFNNNNDLFSLRGELLSVNGIGPETADSILLYAGEKPIFVVDAYTRRIFQRHKYISSEDNYEQIQQYFMKNLPMDYKLYNEFHAQIVMLGKKYCKRNNPNCQDCPLSDF; encoded by the coding sequence ATGAATTGGTGGCCTGGGGATTCGGCGCTGGAGATTATGGTAGGAGCAATATTGACCCAGAATACTAATTGGAATAATGTTACAAAAGCTATAAAAAGATTGAAAAGTAAAGATTTACTAAATGTGAAATCCTTAATTAAAATTGATGAGCAGTATTTGGGCCAGTTAATAAAATCATGTGGTTATTATAATCTAAAAGCAAAGAGGCTTAAAAATTTCATCAGTTTTTTTTATCAGAAGTACCATGGCTCGATAGATTTATTATTCAATAATAACAATGACCTGTTCTCTTTAAGAGGGGAATTGTTATCAGTAAACGGTATTGGACCGGAAACTGCTGACAGCATCCTGCTGTATGCTGGTGAAAAACCTATTTTTGTAGTTGATGCCTATACCAGAAGAATATTCCAGAGGCATAAATATATTTCTTCTGAAGATAATTATGAACAGATTCAGCAATACTTTATGAAAAATTTGCCAATGGATTATAAGCTATATAATGAATTTCATGCTCAAATAGTGATGCTGGGTAAAAAATATTGTAAGCGGAATAATCCAAATTGTCAGGATTGCCCGCTGTCAGATTTTTAA